A single region of the Arthrobacter sp. zg-Y820 genome encodes:
- a CDS encoding lytic transglycosylase domain-containing protein, with amino-acid sequence MLTMLLPGKKFTLVSFGSVLLTGVLAATVLTAVPAAAADFPSWEEVEQAKHSLQATEGQAAEIEVLLGELSADAGSLGNAAVQASADHQRAAEEAETNKRALDVLAAQRIEAAGSARELSEQMGALAAQTYKTGGMDSSLLMLLDADAAVGAMDRLTTLQGITDRTGSLHAEASAAANVLHSLEEREAAAVQAREESAAKSLQLLADAEAAAATAEAAVREQEERSAVLLAQLADLRDTSVQLEEERLRGLQAEEAFREQQEAREAEAAAREADRKRDQDQDSGRGGLTPPPVEESPGRVIIPTPSPEVPQPSPVAPAPPTLPVPPAPKPAPAPAPGPGPVDDPVGAQAYAAGRLSAFGWGQDQQRCLVNLWQRESGWRTSAHNPSSGAYGIPQSMPGNKMAAVGADWRTNYRTQIEWGLGYISDRYGSPCAAWQHSEDKNWY; translated from the coding sequence ATGTTGACTATGTTGCTGCCGGGGAAGAAGTTCACTCTCGTTTCCTTCGGTTCCGTGTTGCTGACCGGCGTGCTTGCTGCCACGGTCCTCACTGCTGTGCCCGCCGCCGCGGCGGATTTCCCCTCGTGGGAAGAGGTGGAGCAGGCGAAGCACAGCCTCCAGGCGACAGAGGGGCAGGCCGCCGAAATTGAAGTGCTGCTCGGGGAGCTGTCCGCCGATGCCGGCAGTCTGGGGAACGCCGCGGTGCAGGCTTCAGCGGATCACCAGCGGGCCGCCGAGGAAGCGGAAACCAACAAACGAGCCCTCGATGTTCTTGCCGCGCAGCGGATTGAAGCCGCCGGATCGGCCCGGGAGCTCTCTGAACAGATGGGCGCCCTGGCGGCACAGACCTACAAGACCGGCGGAATGGATTCCAGTCTGCTGATGCTCCTGGACGCCGATGCCGCCGTCGGTGCGATGGATCGGCTCACCACGCTTCAGGGCATTACTGACCGCACCGGCAGTCTCCACGCCGAGGCTTCCGCGGCCGCCAACGTGCTGCACAGTCTCGAAGAGCGGGAGGCCGCAGCAGTGCAGGCACGGGAGGAATCAGCGGCAAAGTCCCTGCAGCTGCTCGCCGATGCGGAGGCGGCGGCAGCCACGGCGGAGGCGGCCGTGCGCGAGCAGGAGGAACGCAGCGCTGTGCTGCTGGCCCAGCTTGCCGACCTCCGTGACACCAGCGTGCAGCTCGAAGAAGAACGGCTGCGGGGTTTGCAGGCCGAAGAGGCCTTCCGGGAGCAGCAGGAGGCGCGGGAAGCGGAAGCCGCTGCCCGGGAGGCTGATCGGAAGCGGGACCAGGACCAGGACAGCGGCCGCGGCGGCCTGACCCCGCCGCCGGTGGAGGAGAGCCCAGGCCGGGTGATCATTCCCACACCTTCGCCGGAGGTCCCACAACCCAGTCCTGTCGCTCCCGCCCCTCCTACACTGCCTGTCCCACCGGCCCCGAAGCCGGCGCCGGCGCCTGCACCTGGTCCTGGTCCTGTTGATGATCCCGTCGGTGCCCAGGCCTACGCCGCCGGCCGGCTGAGTGCATTCGGCTGGGGGCAGGACCAGCAGCGGTGCTTGGTCAACCTGTGGCAGCGGGAATCCGGCTGGCGGACCAGCGCCCACAATCCCTCCAGTGGCGCCTACGGCATCCCGCAGTCCATGCCCGGGAACAAAATGGCTGCGGTCGGAGCCGACTGGCGCACCAACTACCGGACGCAGATCGAGTGGGGACTGGGCTACATCAGCGACCGGTACGGCAGTCCCTGTGCCGCCTGGCAGCATTCCGAGGACAAAAACTGGTATTAA
- a CDS encoding helix-turn-helix transcriptional regulator produces the protein MDEELLGGHLQELRRGTVVLACLSILKHPGYGYGLLEALNRAGFAVEANTLYPLLRRLEKQGLLTSSWNTEEARPRKFYTTSAQGREMLDLLLQDWDDLHASIRQLNEGTR, from the coding sequence ATGGACGAAGAACTGCTGGGCGGACACCTCCAGGAACTGCGCCGCGGAACCGTGGTGCTGGCCTGCCTGTCCATCCTCAAACACCCCGGTTACGGCTACGGACTCCTTGAGGCCCTGAACCGGGCCGGGTTTGCCGTCGAGGCCAATACGCTCTATCCGTTGCTGCGCCGCCTGGAGAAGCAGGGCCTGCTGACCAGTTCCTGGAACACAGAGGAAGCTCGGCCGCGGAAGTTCTACACGACCAGCGCACAGGGCAGGGAAATGCTGGACCTGCTGCTGCAGGACTGGGACGACCTTCATGCCTCCATCCGCCAGCTCAATGAAGGAACACGATGA
- a CDS encoding permease prefix domain 1-containing protein, with protein sequence MSTLTDRYVFAALKSIPDEQRGDIDRELRASITDAVDARIGAGQAPADAENTVLSEFGDPRRLAARYADRPLYLIGPDLFLDWWRLLKMLLLIVAPLAFVATVVVRMATDPSDPAAAFGAALSASLNALMQLAFFVTLVFAIIERTGTRRKDLGLQPWTPEKLPPMQRHNRISLGDTIAAVVLSAFFIGLLLWQRVGSLLFLAGEPVLVLQQHLWNFWLPCVIAVLVLEAVFAVVLYVAGRWTYAFAAANTGLALLFMVPALWLLATGQVFDWSFLSAVDWGANAGTWIAGVTAAGVLIIGLWDIADGFRKAWKTSREDAVTPASS encoded by the coding sequence ATGAGCACCCTCACTGACCGCTATGTCTTCGCAGCCCTCAAATCCATTCCCGATGAGCAGCGCGGTGATATCGACCGGGAGTTGCGTGCCTCGATCACCGACGCCGTCGACGCCCGGATCGGCGCCGGCCAGGCACCCGCTGACGCGGAGAACACCGTATTGTCCGAGTTCGGAGACCCGCGGCGGCTGGCCGCGCGCTACGCCGACCGCCCGCTGTACCTGATCGGCCCGGACCTCTTCCTGGACTGGTGGCGTCTGCTGAAAATGCTGCTCCTCATTGTGGCGCCCCTGGCGTTCGTGGCTACCGTCGTCGTCCGGATGGCCACCGACCCGAGTGATCCGGCGGCAGCCTTCGGTGCCGCATTGAGTGCCTCGCTCAACGCACTGATGCAACTGGCCTTCTTTGTCACCCTCGTGTTTGCCATCATCGAGCGCACCGGAACCCGGCGCAAGGATCTGGGCCTGCAGCCGTGGACACCGGAAAAGCTGCCGCCGATGCAGCGGCACAACCGGATCTCGCTGGGCGACACGATTGCCGCAGTAGTCCTCTCGGCCTTCTTCATCGGGCTCCTGCTCTGGCAGCGCGTCGGATCGCTGCTGTTCCTGGCGGGCGAGCCCGTACTTGTGCTGCAGCAACACCTCTGGAACTTCTGGCTGCCCTGCGTCATCGCCGTGCTGGTCCTTGAGGCCGTCTTCGCCGTCGTGCTCTACGTGGCCGGACGCTGGACATATGCCTTTGCCGCAGCCAACACCGGGCTGGCGCTGCTGTTCATGGTTCCGGCGCTGTGGCTGCTGGCGACCGGCCAGGTCTTTGACTGGTCATTCCTGTCCGCCGTGGACTGGGGTGCGAATGCGGGCACCTGGATCGCCGGTGTCACTGCGGCCGGGGTGCTGATTATCGGCCTGTGGGACATCGCCGACGGTTTCCGGAAAGCCTGGAAAACCAGCCGCGAGGATGCGGTCACGCCGGCATCCTCCTAG
- the miaB gene encoding tRNA (N6-isopentenyl adenosine(37)-C2)-methylthiotransferase MiaB encodes MSLTVSSPSPAEHLQHPRTYQVRTFGCQMNVHDSERISGLLENAGYVPAPGDEADVVVFNTCAVRENADNKLYGNLGMLAHVKETRPGMQIAVGGCLAQKDRDTIQRKAPWVDAVFGTHNIGSLPALLERARHNNEAQLEILESLDVFPSTLPTRRDSVYAGWVSISVGCNNTCTFCIVPALRGKERDRRPGDILAEISALVDDGAIEVTLLGQNVNSYGVEFGDRGAFAKLLRACGDIEGLERVRFTSPHPAAFTQDVIDAMAETPNVMPQLHMPLQSGSDKVLKDMRRSYRSKKFLGILDSVRERMPHAAISTDIIVGFPGETEEDFAATLDVVERSRFATAFTFQYSKRPGTPAAELPDQLPKEVVQERFERLTALQDRIAAEENAKQVGTTVEVMVTAGSGRKSDETGRLSGRSRDQRLVHFSVPEGSPVPRPGDLVTVPITSAASFHLVSDPASAADYALRRSRAGDAWDRSQADSCGVPAPGTAGGKPGVSLGMPTLPPRS; translated from the coding sequence GTGAGCTTGACTGTATCTTCCCCGTCCCCCGCTGAGCATCTGCAGCACCCGCGCACCTACCAGGTCCGGACCTTCGGCTGCCAAATGAACGTCCACGATTCGGAGCGCATTTCCGGCCTGCTGGAAAACGCCGGTTACGTGCCCGCCCCCGGTGACGAGGCCGACGTCGTCGTCTTCAATACCTGCGCGGTGCGCGAGAACGCTGACAACAAGCTCTACGGGAACCTGGGCATGCTCGCCCATGTGAAGGAAACACGCCCCGGCATGCAGATTGCGGTGGGCGGATGCCTGGCGCAGAAGGACCGCGACACCATCCAGCGGAAGGCACCCTGGGTTGACGCCGTCTTCGGCACGCACAACATTGGCTCGCTGCCGGCCCTGCTGGAGCGGGCCCGCCACAACAACGAGGCGCAGCTGGAAATCCTGGAATCCCTCGACGTTTTCCCCTCCACGCTGCCCACCCGGCGCGACTCCGTCTACGCGGGCTGGGTTTCCATCTCCGTGGGCTGCAACAACACCTGCACGTTCTGCATCGTTCCGGCGCTCCGGGGCAAGGAACGCGACCGCCGGCCCGGCGACATCCTCGCCGAGATCTCCGCACTGGTCGACGACGGCGCCATCGAAGTCACGCTGCTGGGACAGAACGTGAATTCCTACGGGGTGGAGTTCGGAGACCGCGGGGCGTTCGCCAAGCTGCTGCGCGCCTGCGGCGACATCGAAGGCCTGGAACGGGTGCGCTTCACCAGCCCGCATCCCGCTGCGTTCACCCAGGACGTGATCGACGCGATGGCTGAAACGCCGAACGTGATGCCGCAGCTGCACATGCCGCTGCAGTCCGGCTCCGACAAGGTCCTCAAGGACATGCGCCGCTCCTACCGGTCCAAGAAGTTCCTGGGCATCCTGGACAGCGTCCGCGAGCGCATGCCGCATGCCGCCATCTCCACCGACATCATCGTGGGGTTCCCGGGCGAAACGGAGGAGGACTTCGCCGCAACGCTCGACGTCGTGGAACGGTCCCGCTTCGCCACCGCCTTCACCTTCCAGTATTCCAAGCGCCCCGGCACACCCGCCGCGGAGCTGCCGGACCAGCTGCCCAAGGAAGTGGTCCAGGAACGCTTCGAACGCCTGACCGCCCTGCAGGACCGCATCGCGGCCGAAGAGAACGCCAAACAGGTGGGCACCACCGTGGAGGTAATGGTCACTGCGGGATCGGGCCGCAAGTCCGACGAGACCGGCCGCCTGTCCGGACGTTCCCGGGACCAGCGCCTGGTGCATTTCTCCGTCCCCGAGGGCAGCCCGGTGCCGCGCCCGGGTGACCTGGTCACCGTGCCGATCACCTCAGCGGCCTCCTTCCATCTGGTTTCGGATCCGGCTTCAGCCGCGGATTACGCCCTGCGCCGCTCGCGCGCCGGAGATGCCTGGGACCGGTCGCAGGCCGATTCCTGCGGCGTCCCCGCACCCGGGACCGCCGGCGGAAAACCCGGCGTCTCGCTGGGCATGCCGACGCTGCCTCCGCGCTCCTAG
- the miaA gene encoding tRNA (adenosine(37)-N6)-dimethylallyltransferase MiaA: MSTLPSGPAAPDDGARSEHAADDGARTRPVVAVVGPTGSGKSDLGVALALELGGEVINADAMQFYRGMDIGTAKISVAERRGVPHHLLDIMDVTEEASVSAFQAQARALIADIRSRGRYPILVGGSGLYVRAALDVLEFPGTDPLLRADLERELAADGLEALRLRLREVDPVSADRLGDGRRVVRALEVHRLTGRPFSSFMPTREYFQPAVQVGLSVERSLLHRRLAARVDRMVEQGLLAEVEALAARGLREGRTAGRALGYSQFLQVLDGESTVEQAAEQTVVATRQFARRQLTWFRADPRITWLDWDDPELTARAAAAILEQ, encoded by the coding sequence ATGAGCACCCTGCCTTCCGGCCCCGCCGCGCCCGACGACGGCGCCCGCAGCGAGCACGCAGCCGACGACGGCGCCCGCACGCGTCCGGTGGTCGCCGTCGTCGGGCCCACCGGCTCCGGCAAGTCCGATCTGGGTGTCGCCCTGGCCCTGGAACTCGGCGGTGAAGTGATCAACGCCGACGCCATGCAGTTCTACCGGGGCATGGACATCGGCACCGCGAAAATCAGCGTGGCCGAGCGCCGCGGCGTCCCGCACCACTTGCTGGACATCATGGACGTGACCGAGGAAGCGAGCGTCTCGGCCTTCCAGGCGCAGGCCCGCGCCCTGATTGCTGACATTCGATCCCGCGGCCGCTATCCGATCCTGGTGGGCGGGTCCGGCCTGTACGTCAGGGCCGCCCTGGATGTCCTGGAATTTCCCGGCACCGATCCGCTGCTCCGGGCCGACCTCGAGCGGGAGCTCGCTGCCGACGGCCTGGAAGCACTGCGCCTGCGGCTGCGGGAGGTGGATCCGGTGTCCGCCGACCGGCTCGGCGACGGCCGGCGCGTGGTCCGCGCCCTGGAAGTCCATCGGCTCACCGGACGGCCGTTCAGCTCCTTCATGCCCACCCGAGAGTACTTCCAGCCCGCGGTGCAGGTGGGCTTGAGCGTGGAACGCAGCCTGCTGCACCGGCGGCTGGCCGCCCGCGTGGACAGGATGGTTGAGCAGGGCCTGCTCGCCGAAGTGGAAGCCCTGGCGGCCCGCGGACTGCGGGAAGGCAGGACGGCCGGGCGGGCCCTGGGCTATTCGCAGTTCCTGCAGGTGCTCGACGGCGAATCCACCGTGGAGCAGGCCGCGGAACAGACGGTGGTGGCCACCCGGCAGTTTGCCCGCCGCCAGCTGACCTGGTTCCGGGCCGATCCGCGGATCACCTGGCTGGACTGGGACGACCCCGAACTGACCGCCCGGGCCGCCGCCGCTATCCTTGAACAGTGA
- the dapF gene encoding diaminopimelate epimerase: MSDSGLSDSGLPASLAGLPFAKGHGTGNDFVLVADPGGERDLTAAEVAALCDRHRGIGADGFIRAIRSAQLPEGQAVLQSDLTAEWFMDYRNSDGSVSEMCGNGVRVFVHFLLAEGLVELGEGETLTIGTRAGTKTVTRVDSGYAVDMGPWEFLDPDSAAAKAMDAVVNADGLEVPRPGLSVSMGNPHTVVALAELTELAATSLAAAPSVQPEPEHGTNVEFVVPADPLVVDGVGLLTMRVHERGVGETLSCGTGACAAAVATRFWAGRDAPNEWAVTVPGGVVGVRFLTAEDGREHVELSGPAVLVARGTLL, encoded by the coding sequence TTGTCCGATTCCGGGTTATCCGATTCCGGCCTGCCCGCCTCCCTGGCCGGCCTTCCCTTCGCCAAAGGCCACGGCACCGGCAATGACTTTGTCCTGGTGGCCGACCCCGGCGGGGAGCGCGACCTTACCGCCGCCGAAGTGGCCGCGCTGTGCGACCGGCACCGCGGCATCGGCGCCGACGGCTTCATCCGGGCGATCCGCTCGGCCCAGCTGCCCGAGGGCCAGGCCGTGCTGCAGAGCGACCTCACGGCTGAATGGTTCATGGATTACCGCAATTCGGACGGCAGCGTGTCGGAGATGTGCGGCAACGGCGTCCGGGTGTTTGTGCATTTCCTGCTCGCCGAGGGCCTTGTCGAGCTGGGCGAGGGGGAGACCCTGACCATCGGGACCCGCGCCGGCACCAAGACCGTCACCCGGGTGGACAGCGGCTACGCCGTTGACATGGGCCCGTGGGAGTTCCTTGACCCCGATTCCGCCGCCGCCAAGGCCATGGATGCCGTGGTCAACGCCGACGGCCTGGAGGTTCCCCGCCCCGGACTGTCCGTCAGCATGGGCAATCCGCACACCGTGGTGGCGCTGGCCGAACTGACCGAACTCGCGGCCACCAGCCTCGCCGCCGCACCGTCGGTGCAGCCGGAACCGGAGCACGGCACCAACGTGGAATTCGTGGTGCCCGCCGATCCGCTGGTCGTGGACGGCGTGGGCCTGCTGACCATGCGCGTGCATGAACGCGGCGTGGGGGAGACCCTCTCCTGCGGCACCGGGGCCTGCGCCGCCGCCGTCGCCACCCGGTTCTGGGCCGGCCGGGACGCCCCGAACGAATGGGCGGTCACGGTGCCCGGCGGCGTCGTCGGCGTCCGCTTCCTGACCGCCGAGGACGGCCGCGAACACGTGGAACTCAGCGGGCCGGCAGTCCTCGTGGCGCGCGGCACGCTGCTCTAG
- a CDS encoding methyltransferase, producing MGSDHYFSSQPSGPEVRRPLRVTLGGLDRTLVTSGGIFSPDAIDKGTVVLLDEVPDPSPAGNLLDIGCGWGPIALTMALKSPAARVFAVDVNERCLALTRDNAAALGLANVTASRPEEVDPDLRFDTIWSNPPIRIGKDELHALLLLWLPRLAPEGTAWLVVQKNLGADSLQKWIADQLGAGYSVSRHSTAKSFRILKVQRKP from the coding sequence ATGGGTTCAGACCATTACTTCAGTTCACAGCCCTCGGGCCCCGAGGTCCGCAGGCCGCTCCGTGTCACTCTCGGCGGCCTCGACCGTACGCTCGTGACCTCCGGCGGGATCTTCAGTCCCGATGCCATCGACAAGGGAACCGTGGTCCTCCTGGACGAGGTTCCCGATCCTTCCCCCGCCGGCAACTTGCTGGATATCGGCTGCGGCTGGGGTCCTATCGCGCTCACCATGGCGCTGAAGTCCCCCGCGGCGCGGGTGTTCGCCGTGGACGTCAACGAACGCTGCCTGGCCCTGACCCGCGACAATGCCGCCGCTCTGGGCCTGGCCAACGTCACTGCATCCCGTCCGGAAGAGGTCGATCCGGACCTGAGGTTTGACACCATCTGGTCCAATCCGCCCATCCGCATCGGCAAGGACGAGCTGCATGCCCTGCTGCTGCTATGGCTTCCGCGTCTGGCTCCCGAAGGAACCGCGTGGCTGGTGGTGCAGAAAAACCTGGGCGCCGATTCGCTGCAGAAGTGGATCGCCGACCAGTTGGGCGCCGGCTATTCCGTCTCCCGCCACAGCACTGCCAAGTCCTTCCGGATCCTCAAGGTTCAGCGCAAACCCTAA
- the hflX gene encoding GTPase HflX, whose translation MTINNSRPGTSDSAQPNTELSPEDIQGVIDRILAKESAAEAKAPAGEARRGRAQALSRDVGHSTHDGDQEDLADRHALRRVAGLSTELEDVTEVEYRQLRLERVVLAGLWSEGTAEDAENSLQELAALAETAGSEVLDGIIQRRLKPDPGTFLGSGKAQELKDIVAATGADTVIVDSELAPSQRRGLEDIVKVKVIDRTALILDIFAQHAKSREGKAQVELAQLEYLLPRLRGWGESMSRQAGGQVGSASAGMGSRGPGETKIELDRRKIRTRMAKLRREIAAMKPARETKRANRHRNQVPSVAIAGYTNAGKSSLLNRLTDAGVLVENALFATLDPTIRKAQTEDGIGYTLADTVGFVRSLPTQLVEAFRSTLEEVADADLILHVVDASHPDPEGQIAAVRTVLTDVDARKVPEIIVLNKADAADPFVLERLRQKERRHVVVSARTGEGIDELMQAISEGIPRPGVDLQLLVPYERGEIVSRLHSSDTEILSVEHSEAGTRLHVMVREGLAAELEPFVTHE comes from the coding sequence ATGACGATCAACAATTCCCGCCCTGGCACGTCCGATTCCGCCCAGCCCAACACGGAGCTGAGCCCGGAGGACATCCAGGGGGTCATTGACAGGATCCTCGCCAAGGAGAGCGCCGCTGAGGCCAAAGCGCCCGCCGGCGAGGCCCGGCGCGGCAGGGCACAGGCTCTGTCCCGGGACGTCGGGCATTCCACGCACGACGGCGACCAGGAAGACCTGGCCGACCGCCACGCACTGCGGCGCGTGGCCGGCCTGTCGACCGAACTCGAGGACGTTACCGAGGTTGAATACCGGCAGCTGCGCCTGGAGCGCGTGGTGCTGGCCGGCCTGTGGAGCGAGGGAACGGCGGAGGACGCCGAAAACTCGCTGCAGGAGCTGGCGGCACTGGCCGAGACGGCGGGCTCCGAGGTGCTCGACGGCATCATCCAGCGCCGGCTGAAGCCGGATCCGGGGACGTTCCTGGGTTCGGGCAAGGCCCAGGAGCTCAAGGACATCGTCGCCGCCACCGGCGCCGACACTGTCATTGTCGACAGCGAACTTGCACCGTCGCAGCGCCGCGGCCTTGAAGACATCGTCAAGGTCAAGGTCATCGACCGCACGGCGCTGATCCTGGACATCTTCGCCCAGCACGCCAAGTCCCGCGAGGGCAAGGCCCAGGTGGAGCTGGCACAGCTCGAATACCTGCTGCCGCGCCTGCGCGGCTGGGGCGAATCCATGTCCCGCCAGGCCGGCGGCCAGGTGGGCAGCGCCAGCGCCGGCATGGGCTCACGCGGTCCCGGTGAAACCAAGATCGAACTGGACCGCCGGAAGATCCGCACCCGGATGGCCAAACTGCGCCGCGAAATTGCGGCCATGAAGCCCGCCCGGGAAACCAAGCGCGCCAACCGGCACCGCAACCAGGTTCCCTCGGTGGCCATCGCCGGCTACACCAACGCCGGCAAGTCCTCGCTGCTCAACCGGCTCACCGATGCCGGAGTCCTGGTGGAGAACGCCCTGTTCGCCACCCTGGACCCGACCATCCGCAAGGCACAAACCGAAGACGGCATCGGGTACACGCTCGCCGACACCGTCGGCTTTGTGCGGTCCCTGCCGACCCAGCTGGTGGAAGCCTTCCGGTCCACCCTGGAGGAAGTCGCGGATGCTGACCTGATCCTCCATGTGGTGGACGCCTCGCATCCGGATCCCGAGGGCCAGATCGCCGCAGTGCGCACGGTGCTGACGGATGTGGACGCCCGCAAGGTGCCCGAGATCATCGTGCTGAACAAGGCCGATGCCGCGGATCCGTTTGTGCTGGAACGGCTCCGGCAAAAGGAGCGGCGCCACGTGGTGGTGTCCGCCCGGACCGGCGAAGGCATCGACGAGCTGATGCAGGCCATCTCCGAGGGCATTCCCCGCCCCGGGGTGGATCTGCAGCTGCTGGTTCCGTACGAGCGCGGCGAGATCGTCTCCCGGCTGCACAGCTCGGACACCGAAATCCTGTCGGTGGAGCACTCCGAAGCAGGCACCCGCCTGCACGTGATGGTCCGCGAGGGCCTGGCCGCTGAACTGGAGCCGTTCGTCACCCATGAGTAA
- a CDS encoding ATP-dependent DNA helicase → MSKDTTGEVLELLDTAVAGMGGQNRPGQHEMARQVTHAIDEKQHLLVQAGTGTGKSLAYLVPLIHHALESTKPTLVSTATLALQSQIVGRDLPRLLKTLKPNLPREVDVALLKGRSNYVCLHKTGGGFPEEEDPAGALFTMGEDRAVGHPAPAPTSAMGREVVRLREWAEETDTGDRDDLIPGVSDKSWRQVSVTSMECLGAQKCPVAAECFSERARAQAAVADVVITNHAMLAIAAFEGLAVLPDYDVVVIDEAHELQDRVTGAVTGQLSGTVISAAVTAARKHTSASVEELAQASRAFEKSMENVPSGLLAAGLNEEQEQAVGRVREACRVALSDSKPEPGETADGGRQTARSRLMAVLSLCERLLGAPSAGEVIWASRPSSFSPSGGYSPPDETAPATLNVAPLSVAGRLREGLFDGHTVVLTSATLAIGSEFGPVAGALGLLGPGAPSWTGTDVGSPFDYPRQGVLYVAKDLPKPERGTSEAQLDEIEALLKASNGGALGLFSSRRAAEEAADAMRTRVDFPILCQGESSMSSLVKQFSEEPDTCLFGTMSLWQGVDVPGAACRLVLIDRIPFPRPDDPLMTARTRAVAKAGGNGFMSVAATHAAVRLAQGAGRLIRAAGDRGVVAILDSRLATARYGSFLKAALPPFWSTTDRSVVLSVLGRLAEQSAAAEKAPARK, encoded by the coding sequence ATGAGTAAAGACACCACCGGCGAAGTCCTGGAACTGCTGGACACCGCCGTCGCTGGCATGGGCGGACAAAACCGCCCGGGCCAGCATGAAATGGCCCGCCAGGTCACGCACGCGATCGACGAGAAACAGCATCTGCTGGTTCAGGCGGGCACCGGCACCGGCAAGTCGCTGGCCTACCTGGTGCCGCTGATTCATCATGCGCTGGAAAGCACCAAGCCCACGCTGGTCTCCACTGCCACACTGGCGCTGCAGTCCCAGATCGTGGGCCGCGACCTGCCGCGGCTGCTCAAGACGCTCAAGCCCAACCTGCCGCGCGAGGTCGACGTCGCGCTGCTCAAGGGCCGCAGCAACTACGTCTGCCTGCACAAAACCGGCGGGGGATTTCCGGAAGAGGAGGACCCCGCCGGCGCCCTGTTCACCATGGGAGAGGACCGCGCGGTGGGACATCCGGCACCGGCACCCACCTCGGCGATGGGACGCGAGGTGGTGCGGCTGCGCGAATGGGCCGAGGAAACCGACACCGGCGACCGCGACGACCTGATTCCGGGAGTCAGCGACAAATCCTGGCGCCAGGTCTCGGTGACCTCGATGGAGTGCCTGGGCGCGCAGAAATGCCCCGTGGCCGCCGAATGCTTCAGCGAGCGCGCACGCGCCCAGGCGGCTGTGGCCGACGTCGTCATCACCAACCACGCCATGCTCGCCATCGCGGCCTTCGAAGGGCTGGCCGTGCTGCCGGACTATGACGTGGTGGTCATCGATGAAGCCCACGAGCTGCAGGACCGGGTGACCGGCGCGGTCACCGGACAGTTGTCCGGAACCGTGATCTCCGCAGCGGTGACTGCCGCCCGCAAGCACACCTCCGCTTCCGTGGAGGAACTGGCCCAAGCGTCCCGAGCCTTTGAGAAATCTATGGAGAACGTGCCCTCGGGCCTGCTCGCCGCCGGATTGAACGAGGAGCAGGAGCAGGCAGTGGGCCGGGTCCGGGAAGCCTGCCGGGTGGCGCTCTCCGACTCCAAGCCCGAGCCCGGGGAAACCGCCGACGGCGGACGCCAGACCGCGCGGTCGCGGCTGATGGCCGTGCTGTCGCTCTGTGAGCGGCTGCTGGGTGCTCCCTCGGCCGGTGAGGTGATCTGGGCTTCGCGGCCCAGCTCCTTCTCGCCGTCGGGCGGCTACTCGCCCCCGGATGAGACCGCTCCCGCCACCCTGAACGTGGCCCCGCTGTCGGTCGCCGGCCGGCTGCGTGAAGGGCTGTTCGACGGCCACACCGTGGTCCTGACCTCGGCGACCCTTGCCATCGGATCCGAATTTGGCCCTGTGGCCGGCGCTCTGGGGCTCCTGGGGCCGGGCGCGCCGTCGTGGACGGGGACCGACGTCGGCAGTCCGTTCGACTATCCGCGGCAGGGCGTGCTGTACGTGGCGAAGGACCTGCCCAAGCCCGAGCGCGGCACCTCGGAGGCGCAGCTGGATGAAATCGAGGCGCTTCTGAAGGCCTCGAACGGCGGAGCACTGGGACTGTTCTCCTCGCGCCGGGCGGCCGAGGAGGCCGCCGACGCGATGCGCACCCGGGTGGATTTCCCGATCCTGTGCCAGGGGGAGTCCTCGATGTCCTCGCTCGTCAAGCAGTTCTCCGAGGAACCCGACACCTGCCTGTTTGGCACCATGTCGCTGTGGCAGGGCGTTGACGTGCCGGGTGCCGCCTGCAGGCTGGTGCTGATTGACCGCATACCGTTCCCGCGTCCGGATGACCCGCTGATGACCGCGCGCACCCGCGCAGTGGCCAAGGCCGGCGGCAACGGCTTCATGTCAGTTGCCGCGACCCACGCGGCCGTCCGGCTGGCGCAGGGTGCCGGCCGTCTGATCCGTGCCGCGGGGGACCGCGGTGTGGTGGCCATCCTGGACTCCCGCTTGGCCACGGCCCGCTACGGCAGCTTCCTGAAGGCAGCCCTGCCGCCGTTCTGGTCCACGACTGACCGCTCTGTGGTGCTCTCGGTCCTGGGACGGCTCGCCGAGCAGTCGGCGGCTGCGGAGAAGGCCCCTGCGCGGAAGTAG